A portion of the Sphaerochaeta pleomorpha str. Grapes genome contains these proteins:
- a CDS encoding DUF969 domain-containing protein: protein MELLRLIGVVIVIIGFIWKKDTIATVVIAGIVTGLVAGMSFMDILTILGKSFVTQRTATLFVLTLPVIGICERYGLKDKAVDLISKAKNATSGMIISIYQIVRATAAAFSLRLGGHPQFVRPLINPMAQAAAVAKYGELDEKTEDTVKGYSAAGENFGNFFAQNCFMGASGTLLIVSTLSAQGIQVDALQIAMMSIPIAIVSVIVGIVHNYLFDRKLNAKFKTKAEV from the coding sequence TTGGAACTTCTAAGACTCATTGGTGTGGTGATAGTCATTATTGGCTTCATTTGGAAGAAAGACACGATCGCAACGGTAGTAATCGCCGGCATCGTGACCGGCTTGGTGGCAGGTATGTCTTTTATGGATATCCTGACTATCCTGGGAAAATCCTTCGTAACGCAAAGGACAGCAACACTTTTTGTCCTTACCTTGCCGGTCATCGGCATTTGTGAGCGGTATGGATTGAAGGACAAGGCAGTAGACCTTATCAGTAAAGCCAAAAACGCTACATCTGGTATGATTATTTCCATTTACCAGATAGTAAGGGCAACGGCAGCGGCTTTCTCCCTACGTCTTGGGGGACACCCACAGTTTGTCCGCCCCTTGATCAACCCAATGGCACAGGCTGCCGCAGTTGCCAAATATGGTGAACTAGACGAAAAAACCGAAGATACAGTGAAAGGCTATTCTGCTGCGGGTGAAAATTTCGGAAATTTCTTTGCCCAAAACTGTTTCATGGGTGCTTCCGGTACTCTCTTGATTGTCTCGACACTTTCTGCCCAGGGTATTCAAGTCGATGCCTTGCAGATTGCAATGATGTCAATTCCAATAGCTATCGTTTCAGTTATTGTAGGCATTGTGCATAACTATCTGTTTGACAGAAAACTGAATGCAAAATTCAAGACCAAGGCGGAGGTATAG
- a CDS encoding DUF979 domain-containing protein: protein MSTNQIIAEVFYSIIGIIFILVGVKALRDGSLKKRIPTSLFWFILAFTFIAGPHLPYWISGICVLAIATITAFNGVSQSKSDVPTVKETRENADKLGYKVFIPALTLAFAAVFAATFLPFGASNAIGISAVVALLITYLFTRAPAKSAVTDGSRLMDNVGPVGILPQLLAALGALFTAAGVGTVIAKGVSSIIPDGSHLIAVIVYCFGMALFTIIMGNGFAAFSVITVGIGIPFLIMQGANPVVVGALGLTAGYCGTLLTPMAANFNIMPAALLETKDKYVIIKAQAPVAFTMLIAHCILMYILAF, encoded by the coding sequence ATGTCAACAAATCAAATCATTGCTGAAGTATTCTACAGCATAATCGGCATTATTTTCATTTTGGTAGGGGTCAAGGCCCTCAGGGATGGTTCTTTGAAGAAGCGCATCCCAACCTCACTGTTTTGGTTTATCCTTGCCTTTACCTTCATTGCAGGACCCCACCTCCCGTACTGGATCAGCGGAATCTGTGTACTTGCAATTGCAACCATTACTGCTTTCAACGGTGTAAGCCAGAGCAAGAGTGATGTGCCTACCGTCAAAGAGACCAGGGAAAACGCAGACAAGCTTGGATACAAGGTATTCATTCCAGCTTTGACCTTGGCTTTTGCTGCTGTATTCGCAGCTACGTTCTTGCCTTTTGGAGCAAGCAATGCAATCGGAATCTCAGCAGTCGTTGCCTTGCTCATTACCTATCTGTTTACAAGAGCCCCTGCAAAGTCGGCTGTAACAGATGGTTCCCGTCTGATGGACAATGTTGGCCCTGTAGGAATTTTGCCACAGCTGTTGGCTGCCTTGGGGGCTTTGTTTACCGCTGCCGGAGTCGGGACTGTAATAGCTAAGGGTGTTTCCTCTATCATTCCTGATGGAAGTCACCTCATTGCAGTAATTGTCTATTGTTTTGGTATGGCGCTCTTTACCATCATCATGGGCAATGGATTTGCCGCATTCTCCGTTATCACCGTTGGTATCGGTATTCCCTTTTTGATCATGCAGGGCGCAAATCCCGTGGTTGTCGGTGCCCTTGGTTTGACTGCAGGTTACTGTGGTACCTTGCTCACCCCGATGGCTGCAAACTTCAACATCATGCCGGCAGCGTTGCTCGAGACCAAAGATAAGTACGTTATTATCAAGGCCCAGGCTCCGGTTGCCTTTACGATGTTGATTGCACACTGCATCCTTATGTATATTCTCGCATTCTAA
- the pcp gene encoding pyroglutamyl-peptidase I — protein sequence MKLLLTAFDPFGGDLVNPALEAVKLVSDRIDSVDVVKLEVPTVFGKSIQTVADAMAREKPDAVLCIGQAGGRFDITVERVGINVDDARIKDNEGNQPIDAPVFADGENAYFSSLPIKAIVEEIRKNGIPASISNSAGTFVCNHLLYGVLYHIAKSYPNIRGGFIHVPFIPNQVVKRPATPSMSTGDIVKGLEAAIRAIGMYSEDVKVTGGKEL from the coding sequence ATGAAACTTCTTTTGACTGCCTTTGACCCCTTTGGGGGAGATTTGGTAAACCCAGCTCTTGAGGCTGTAAAACTGGTTAGCGACCGTATCGATTCTGTCGATGTGGTAAAACTCGAGGTACCTACCGTTTTTGGCAAGTCCATCCAGACCGTTGCCGATGCCATGGCCAGGGAAAAACCCGATGCCGTGCTTTGCATCGGACAAGCCGGTGGAAGGTTTGACATAACCGTCGAGCGGGTCGGTATCAACGTAGACGATGCCCGTATCAAAGACAACGAGGGCAACCAGCCAATCGATGCACCGGTGTTTGCCGATGGGGAGAATGCCTATTTCTCCTCATTGCCGATCAAGGCCATCGTAGAGGAAATAAGAAAGAACGGGATTCCAGCAAGCATCTCCAACAGTGCCGGCACTTTCGTTTGCAATCATTTGCTCTATGGGGTTTTATATCATATTGCAAAAAGCTATCCGAACATACGTGGGGGGTTCATCCATGTTCCCTTTATTCCCAATCAGGTAGTGAAGCGTCCAGCAACCCCTTCGATGTCCACTGGGGATATCGTAAAGGGCCTGGAAGCGGCGATCAGGGCAATTGGAATGTATAGCGAGGATGTCAAGGTAACCGGTGGCAAAGAACTGTGA
- a CDS encoding gamma-glutamylcyclotransferase family protein, with protein MYGSLLEGFFNYEKTLVGKVITCVPAKVRGNLFHQSKKGYPALVAGEDWVYGELLALSHIEENLPLLDQVENYYGEGQANEYDRILKKVFVPSQNCYIEAYVYWYGLDDLGKENNPVIYLADGNWRSFMLTRQ; from the coding sequence GTGTATGGCAGTTTGCTCGAGGGTTTTTTCAATTATGAAAAGACCCTCGTAGGCAAAGTAATAACATGCGTTCCTGCAAAGGTACGGGGAAATCTCTTTCATCAGAGTAAAAAAGGATACCCGGCCCTGGTTGCAGGTGAAGATTGGGTATATGGCGAATTGCTTGCATTGTCCCATATAGAGGAAAACCTTCCATTGCTTGACCAGGTGGAGAACTATTATGGGGAAGGGCAGGCGAATGAGTATGACCGTATCCTGAAAAAAGTATTTGTGCCTTCGCAGAATTGTTACATCGAGGCATATGTCTACTGGTATGGCCTGGATGACCTGGGAAAGGAAAACAATCCGGTCATATATCTAGCCGATGGAAATTGGCGTTCATTTATGCTTACAAGGCAGTAA
- a CDS encoding complex I 24 kDa subunit family protein translates to MHETNTSPLDTNRYDTIIEKYKNRPGALLSVLEEVQRISPHTYLNEYSLSYIAIHMHIPLSQVYSVVTFYSFFNLKPQGRHTITVCRGTACHTRGSKPLLEDVLRSLGLHEQNDSDGTSYYTTEDMQFSVRTVACFGQCALAPVIAIDGVIYSKMTSKKIVDLLKGYKKKAGA, encoded by the coding sequence ATGCATGAAACAAATACTTCACCCCTGGACACCAATAGGTATGACACAATTATCGAGAAGTATAAGAACAGACCTGGAGCGCTTCTTTCTGTGCTTGAAGAAGTACAGAGGATATCTCCACACACCTATCTCAACGAATATTCCTTGTCTTATATTGCAATCCATATGCATATTCCTTTGTCACAGGTCTATTCGGTAGTAACCTTCTATTCCTTTTTCAACCTTAAACCCCAAGGCAGGCATACCATCACGGTTTGTCGTGGGACGGCTTGTCATACCAGGGGGTCAAAGCCTCTTTTGGAAGACGTTTTGCGCTCACTTGGTTTGCATGAGCAAAATGATAGTGACGGCACATCCTACTACACGACAGAAGATATGCAATTCAGTGTTCGCACCGTAGCCTGTTTCGGACAGTGTGCCCTTGCCCCGGTTATTGCCATAGATGGTGTCATCTATAGCAAGATGACATCAAAGAAAATCGTGGATCTTTTAAAAGGTTATAAGAAAAAGGCAGGTGCATGA
- a CDS encoding FAD-dependent oxidoreductase, whose product MMLNLTPLRQKGVSALDSSSVSIAIGMGTCGIGNGADLLYQAFEAQIQERKLAIHLGKVGCFGFCAEEPLVNIHLEGLPLLILNRVKVSDIPKIFTWIEKKSFPANRVLCKVSSWDHLTGTTSYGTGFPSIREWDELPFFHRQKKIVLRDAGLINPESIEEFRNVGGYDAFLKVLHSYSPQQVIAEIKDSKLRGRGGAGFPTGLKWELMAKQAAPRKFLICNVDEGDPGAYMNRNEMESDPHMLIEGMLIGAYAMGAAEGIVYVRAEYPLAVQRLNIAVAQAQAASMLGNGIDGTDFNFDLKVVEGAGAFVCGEETALIASIEGKGGRPRIKPPFPAQSGYLGFPTDINNMETWCNIAAIIAKGSSWFKETGTEKSPGTKVFSLVGKIKNTGLVELPLGEKLTTLIYEIGGGAADPDKKIKAVQSGGPSGGCIPVGKFDTPIDYESLVSLGSIMGSGGMVVMDQDNCMVDVARYFIEFTHNESCGKCVPCREGLAQELALLDKIATGKGTLNDMLLLEELAHSICDSALCGLGQSAPNPVLTTLRYFKNEYEQHINLQYCEAGTCEELVTALCSNSCPLHMHIPSYLQLLKENRLQEAFEITLRDNPLPGTIGRICHFHCQMRCRRDTIDEPVHQGEIHRYLADTIYKMGGESQVYAKLVREKLPPTDQHVAIVGSGPAGLCAAFYLSRLGHTVTIYEREAKAGGILRYGIPSYRLPKEILDKELQVFKKLGIHFVFKKRLGVDFSLSDLKEQNQAVLLALGSYRSQKLDIPGMSLKGVVQGTTLLEDLAKQKKIPVGKKVVIIGGGNVAIDAARSLWRLGREVTVVYRRSVDDMPANRMELAEAFQEKINFVCMAGPSRILGQAGKRVAGLEIKEMQGGDYDLSGRKRPLESDIVSAIACDMVVIAIGESVEQELLQQQGLETTERGSLAVAPYSYRTNLSNVYAVGDVTTGPSTAAQAMGYAKKAAMAIDFALTSKHRFSSLDQDFAINDVIPEHAESVKPVVPRHLTVRERKGNFEEINKGYMGEQAHLEASRCLRCDIRQEWESSK is encoded by the coding sequence ATGATGCTCAACCTTACTCCTTTACGTCAAAAGGGCGTCTCCGCCCTTGATTCTTCGTCTGTTTCGATTGCCATCGGAATGGGGACCTGTGGGATCGGAAACGGTGCAGATTTGCTGTACCAGGCCTTTGAGGCGCAGATACAGGAAAGAAAGCTTGCAATACATCTGGGAAAAGTCGGCTGTTTCGGGTTCTGTGCAGAGGAACCGCTGGTCAATATCCACCTTGAGGGCCTGCCGCTCCTTATATTGAACAGGGTCAAGGTGTCAGATATACCCAAAATATTCACTTGGATAGAGAAAAAAAGCTTTCCTGCAAATAGAGTCCTCTGCAAGGTATCCTCTTGGGATCATTTGACAGGGACAACCTCCTATGGGACAGGTTTTCCTTCGATCAGGGAGTGGGATGAGTTGCCTTTTTTCCATAGGCAGAAGAAAATCGTTCTTCGGGATGCAGGTTTGATCAATCCGGAATCCATAGAAGAATTTAGAAATGTCGGTGGCTACGATGCATTTCTGAAAGTGTTGCACTCCTACTCCCCGCAGCAGGTAATAGCAGAGATCAAGGACTCAAAATTGAGAGGAAGGGGAGGAGCAGGTTTTCCTACCGGTCTCAAATGGGAATTGATGGCAAAACAGGCTGCCCCAAGGAAATTCCTTATCTGTAATGTCGACGAAGGCGACCCCGGGGCCTACATGAATCGCAATGAGATGGAAAGCGACCCGCATATGCTGATAGAGGGTATGTTGATCGGTGCCTATGCAATGGGGGCAGCAGAAGGGATTGTCTATGTGCGGGCTGAATATCCCCTTGCCGTCCAGCGGCTGAACATTGCAGTGGCCCAGGCCCAAGCTGCCAGCATGTTGGGCAATGGTATTGACGGAACAGATTTTAACTTTGACTTGAAAGTCGTGGAAGGGGCCGGCGCCTTTGTCTGTGGGGAGGAGACGGCCCTTATTGCGTCCATTGAGGGTAAAGGGGGTAGGCCAAGGATCAAACCCCCGTTTCCTGCCCAGAGCGGGTATCTCGGGTTTCCCACCGATATCAACAATATGGAAACTTGGTGCAACATTGCCGCTATTATTGCCAAAGGCAGTTCCTGGTTCAAAGAAACAGGGACAGAGAAAAGCCCAGGTACCAAAGTGTTTTCACTGGTCGGAAAAATCAAGAATACCGGTTTGGTTGAACTCCCTTTGGGGGAGAAACTCACTACCCTCATCTATGAGATTGGCGGGGGGGCCGCAGATCCTGACAAGAAGATCAAGGCGGTACAATCAGGAGGCCCCAGCGGAGGTTGTATCCCTGTGGGTAAATTCGACACCCCCATAGATTATGAATCGCTGGTAAGTCTTGGCTCTATCATGGGTTCCGGCGGTATGGTGGTCATGGATCAGGACAATTGCATGGTCGATGTTGCCAGGTATTTCATTGAGTTCACCCATAATGAATCCTGCGGGAAATGTGTGCCCTGCCGTGAAGGACTTGCACAGGAACTGGCCCTTCTGGACAAGATTGCCACAGGGAAGGGGACCTTGAATGATATGCTGCTTTTGGAAGAACTGGCACACTCGATTTGTGATTCAGCCCTCTGTGGCCTGGGACAGTCTGCACCGAACCCCGTTTTGACAACCCTGCGCTACTTCAAGAATGAATACGAGCAACATATCAATCTGCAGTATTGTGAGGCAGGGACCTGTGAGGAACTTGTCACAGCCCTGTGTTCCAATTCCTGCCCATTGCATATGCACATTCCCTCCTATCTTCAGCTTCTCAAGGAAAACCGGCTCCAGGAGGCCTTTGAGATTACCCTGCGGGATAATCCCCTTCCAGGGACAATCGGGAGGATATGTCATTTCCATTGCCAGATGCGCTGCAGGAGGGACACGATCGATGAACCCGTGCACCAAGGGGAAATCCATCGATACCTTGCCGACACCATCTATAAAATGGGGGGCGAGAGTCAGGTATATGCTAAGTTGGTGCGGGAAAAACTTCCCCCCACCGATCAGCATGTGGCCATCGTAGGGTCTGGGCCAGCAGGACTGTGTGCAGCTTTCTATCTGTCTCGCCTTGGTCATACGGTAACCATCTATGAGCGTGAGGCAAAGGCAGGGGGCATTCTCCGCTATGGTATTCCCTCGTACAGGCTTCCCAAGGAAATACTCGACAAGGAACTTCAGGTTTTCAAAAAGCTTGGCATTCACTTTGTGTTCAAAAAAAGACTCGGTGTCGATTTTTCCCTTTCGGACCTCAAGGAACAGAACCAAGCGGTTTTATTGGCCCTTGGCTCTTACCGGTCCCAGAAGCTTGATATACCTGGCATGTCTTTGAAAGGGGTAGTGCAGGGCACCACCCTACTTGAAGACCTGGCGAAACAGAAAAAAATCCCAGTGGGCAAAAAAGTAGTGATTATTGGGGGAGGTAATGTGGCCATCGATGCAGCACGCTCGCTTTGGCGGTTGGGACGCGAGGTAACGGTAGTGTACCGGCGAAGCGTGGATGATATGCCTGCAAACAGGATGGAACTTGCCGAGGCTTTCCAGGAAAAAATCAATTTCGTCTGTATGGCTGGACCCTCGAGGATATTGGGACAAGCGGGCAAACGGGTTGCTGGCCTTGAAATCAAAGAAATGCAGGGGGGTGACTATGACCTTTCCGGGAGAAAGAGACCACTGGAAAGCGACATTGTCTCGGCCATTGCCTGCGATATGGTGGTGATAGCCATCGGCGAAAGTGTAGAGCAGGAACTTTTGCAGCAACAAGGACTGGAAACGACAGAACGGGGATCTTTGGCGGTAGCCCCTTACTCCTACCGGACAAACCTGTCCAACGTATATGCAGTCGGGGATGTGACAACAGGACCTTCGACAGCGGCCCAGGCTATGGGTTATGCGAAAAAGGCAGCCATGGCAATTGACTTTGCCCTTACTTCCAAGCATCGGTTCTCAAGCCTTGACCAAGACTTTGCCATCAATGATGTAATCCCAGAGCATGCGGAGTCTGTAAAACCCGTGGTCCCGAGACATCTTACCGTACGGGAACGAAAGGGAAACTTTGAAGAAATCAACAAAGGCTATATGGGTGAGCAAGCCCATTTGGAAGCCTCGCGTTGCTTGCGGTGCGACATCAGGCAAGAGTGGGAGAGTAGTAAATGA
- a CDS encoding NADH-dependent [FeFe] hydrogenase, group A6 yields MSEEFLSVTIDDKRYSFPQGSKILDACLSVGIKIPTLCYLKDVSTNASCGICLVEVKGAKHLVRSCITSLIPDMEIKTNTERIRKNRRINLELLMANHPLSCLTCDRNLNCELQNLAHDLGIQESRFPATRKKRLPLDETSPAIVRDPNKCILCNRCIEVCASVQGVSAIDITHRGTESRVSTFMDKGLGNIACTNCGQCLLVCPTGSITQKTQTQEVWSMLSDPNLVTLVQTAPAVRVALGEELGMEEGSLVTGKMVSALRHLGFSKVFDTQFAADLTIMEEGYELLKRMKEQGVLPMITSCSPGWIKYIEHFYPELLAHLSTCKSPQQMFGSIAKTYYAKKAGIDPKIIRVVSIMPCTAKKFEAKREEVDGAYRYWKEENKEYAEPFFPDVDIALTTRELGAMCREGGIDFSSLPVEMFDSPLGESTGAATLFGSTGGVMEAALRTLSEVVSKKPLVDVNFTEIRGMEGLREAKVALGETEIQVAVAHTLKNARVLLEQIKQGTSPYTFIEIMTCPGGCIGGGGQSIPSDAAAREKRSKSLYREDVRLEIRKSHENPEIQQLYKEFLLEPLGPLSHRLLHTGYVVRGVV; encoded by the coding sequence ATGAGTGAAGAATTTCTTTCTGTAACAATTGATGATAAGCGATATTCCTTCCCGCAAGGATCGAAAATCCTTGATGCCTGCCTGTCTGTCGGTATAAAGATCCCTACGCTGTGTTATCTAAAGGATGTATCGACAAATGCCTCGTGTGGAATTTGCCTGGTCGAGGTCAAAGGAGCGAAACACCTGGTACGCTCCTGCATCACCTCCCTCATCCCGGACATGGAAATCAAGACAAATACCGAACGCATACGCAAGAATCGCAGGATAAACCTTGAACTCCTGATGGCAAACCATCCCCTTTCCTGCCTTACCTGTGACCGGAACCTGAACTGTGAACTGCAGAACCTCGCCCATGATCTGGGAATACAGGAAAGCAGGTTCCCCGCGACAAGGAAAAAAAGGCTTCCCCTTGATGAAACTTCCCCTGCAATCGTGCGGGACCCGAACAAATGCATTCTCTGCAACCGCTGTATCGAGGTCTGCGCCTCGGTGCAGGGAGTCAGTGCGATCGACATTACCCATAGGGGGACGGAAAGCAGGGTCTCTACGTTCATGGACAAAGGCTTGGGCAACATAGCCTGTACCAATTGCGGCCAGTGCCTCCTGGTTTGCCCCACCGGATCTATTACCCAGAAAACCCAGACCCAGGAAGTCTGGTCAATGCTGTCCGACCCGAACCTGGTTACCCTTGTACAGACAGCTCCCGCTGTACGTGTCGCCCTTGGGGAGGAGCTGGGAATGGAGGAAGGTTCTCTGGTAACAGGTAAAATGGTATCAGCATTACGCCACCTTGGTTTTTCAAAGGTTTTCGACACCCAGTTTGCCGCTGATCTGACAATCATGGAAGAAGGCTATGAATTGCTGAAACGAATGAAAGAACAAGGCGTTCTCCCCATGATAACCTCCTGTTCCCCGGGCTGGATCAAGTATATCGAGCATTTTTATCCCGAGTTGCTCGCGCATCTCTCAACCTGCAAGTCCCCCCAGCAGATGTTTGGGTCCATTGCAAAAACCTATTATGCGAAAAAGGCAGGCATAGACCCTAAAATCATACGGGTTGTTTCAATCATGCCTTGTACTGCGAAAAAATTCGAGGCAAAGCGGGAAGAAGTGGATGGTGCCTACCGGTATTGGAAAGAAGAAAACAAAGAATATGCAGAACCGTTCTTCCCCGATGTCGATATTGCTCTGACAACCCGGGAACTTGGTGCAATGTGCAGGGAAGGGGGAATCGACTTTTCCAGTCTTCCCGTTGAAATGTTCGACAGTCCCCTGGGGGAATCCACCGGTGCCGCTACGCTGTTCGGATCGACAGGCGGGGTGATGGAGGCTGCATTACGCACGCTCAGCGAGGTTGTATCGAAAAAACCCCTGGTTGATGTGAATTTTACCGAAATACGGGGAATGGAAGGATTGCGTGAGGCAAAGGTAGCACTCGGGGAAACAGAAATACAGGTTGCCGTAGCCCATACTTTGAAAAATGCCAGGGTCCTTCTGGAACAGATCAAGCAAGGCACATCTCCCTACACCTTTATCGAGATAATGACCTGTCCAGGTGGGTGTATCGGTGGCGGGGGACAAAGCATTCCTTCAGATGCCGCGGCCAGGGAAAAACGCTCAAAGTCCCTCTATAGGGAAGATGTCAGGCTGGAAATCCGCAAGTCGCATGAAAATCCTGAGATACAGCAATTGTACAAAGAATTCCTTCTCGAGCCCCTTGGCCCGCTGTCCCATAGGTTGCTCCACACAGGCTATGTCGTGAGAGGGGTAGTGTAA